One Sagittula stellata E-37 genomic window carries:
- a CDS encoding Ppx/GppA phosphatase family protein, translated as MAPKRPKAAGAFPRPVESPAPTDPDPNALYAALDLGTNSCRMLIAQPKGSQFHVVDSFSKSVQLGQGLEMSGRLSRASMGRTVSALRVCKQKIERHNVQRMRLVATEACRRAKNAREFIRQVRRDTGLTLEIIQPEEEARLAVISCAPLVSTKTEQLLVVDIGGGSTELVWIDLSAVEPRERPRAIMRLHAGFHPPSSPFPSAKVVDWISVPLGVATLRDQFSDVQDDAARYALMSWYFEENLAEFAPYQDEQAREGFQIVGTSGTVTTVAASHLGLRRYDRTKVDGLRMSSDQIEAVIQNYLEMGPTGRRRDPRIGPDRHALIMSGSAILQALLRLWPTDRLSVADRGLREGLLYAQMSADGVLEDGPL; from the coding sequence ATGGCGCCCAAGCGTCCCAAGGCTGCGGGCGCTTTCCCTAGACCGGTTGAGAGTCCCGCGCCGACAGACCCGGATCCGAATGCCCTCTACGCGGCTCTGGATCTGGGAACGAACAGTTGCCGCATGCTGATTGCCCAGCCGAAGGGCAGCCAGTTTCATGTGGTCGACAGCTTCTCCAAGTCTGTCCAGTTGGGGCAGGGGCTGGAGATGTCCGGAAGGCTAAGCCGTGCGTCCATGGGGCGCACGGTATCTGCTTTGCGCGTCTGCAAGCAGAAGATCGAACGCCACAATGTGCAGCGCATGCGTCTTGTCGCGACAGAGGCGTGCCGGCGCGCCAAGAACGCGAGGGAATTCATCCGACAGGTGCGCCGCGACACCGGCCTGACGCTGGAGATCATCCAGCCGGAGGAAGAAGCCCGCCTTGCGGTGATCTCCTGCGCGCCGCTCGTCTCCACCAAGACGGAGCAGCTTTTGGTTGTGGACATCGGCGGGGGCTCAACGGAACTTGTGTGGATCGACCTCAGCGCGGTCGAGCCGCGCGAGCGGCCGCGCGCAATCATGCGGTTGCACGCGGGGTTTCATCCGCCGTCCTCGCCGTTTCCCTCCGCCAAGGTGGTCGACTGGATTTCCGTGCCGCTTGGCGTGGCGACATTGCGCGACCAGTTCTCGGACGTGCAGGACGACGCCGCGCGCTACGCACTCATGAGCTGGTACTTCGAGGAAAACCTCGCCGAATTCGCACCTTACCAGGACGAACAGGCGCGCGAGGGGTTCCAGATCGTCGGCACGTCCGGGACCGTGACCACGGTGGCCGCCTCGCACCTCGGGCTGCGGCGGTACGACCGCACAAAGGTAGACGGGCTGCGCATGTCCTCCGACCAGATCGAGGCGGTAATCCAGAACTACCTTGAAATGGGGCCGACAGGACGTCGTCGCGATCCTCGCATCGGTCCAGATCGGCATGCGCTCATCATGTCGGGGTCGGCGATCCTTCAGGCGCTTCTGCGGCTCTGGCCGACGGACCGGCTGAGCGTGGCGGACCGCGGCCTGAGAGAGGGGCTGTTGTACGCGCAGATGTCGGCGGATGGCGTTCTGGAAGACGGTCCGCTATAG
- a CDS encoding sulfotransferase family 2 domain-containing protein, which produces MAITVDAYRLAFMPLPKSACTSVKRTLAQVDPDVAKDDTPEVQVWHEVYPTRRFRSDRWVRYADYFRFCVVRDPVKRLMSCYTDIVANREEMSNSPRLRKSKRYPVDPDPDYFFLNLDAYKTHSSLVKHHCMSAAFFIGTQPEKDFDRVYRTSEIDELGNDLSVRTGRVLAVPHANATKRKLVLDDLLDETVDAIRPFLEQEYALLKGYFRNPFGSKIHAACAIRN; this is translated from the coding sequence ATGGCAATCACGGTGGACGCATACAGGCTGGCATTCATGCCTTTGCCGAAATCGGCCTGCACATCGGTCAAACGGACACTGGCGCAGGTCGATCCCGACGTGGCCAAGGACGACACACCGGAGGTGCAGGTCTGGCATGAAGTGTACCCGACGCGCCGGTTCCGCAGCGACCGCTGGGTCCGATACGCCGACTACTTCCGCTTCTGCGTCGTCCGCGATCCGGTCAAGCGGCTGATGTCGTGTTACACGGATATCGTGGCCAATCGCGAAGAGATGTCCAACAGCCCGCGCCTGCGTAAGTCGAAGCGCTATCCCGTCGATCCCGACCCGGATTATTTCTTCCTCAACCTCGACGCCTACAAGACGCATTCCTCGCTTGTGAAACATCATTGCATGAGCGCGGCATTTTTCATCGGCACGCAGCCTGAAAAGGACTTCGACCGCGTCTACAGGACGTCTGAAATCGACGAACTGGGCAACGACCTCTCGGTGCGCACCGGCCGGGTCCTGGCCGTGCCGCACGCCAACGCGACGAAGCGCAAGCTGGTGCTCGACGATCTTCTGGATGAAACGGTGGATGCGATCCGGCCGTTCCTCGAACAGGAGTACGCGCTGCTGAAGGGCTACTTCCGGAACCCCTTCGGATCGAAGATACATGCGGCTTGCGCGATACGGAACTGA